One Caretta caretta isolate rCarCar2 chromosome 24, rCarCar1.hap1, whole genome shotgun sequence genomic region harbors:
- the LOC125625663 gene encoding hyaluronan synthase 1-like gives MDPRKAPKYLISAGRRILTITFALVILGVLTWAYVAGIQLVADQYRIMAFGLYGVFLAAHLVIQSFFASLEHRRMRRESLACSYTKTVALTISAYQEDPSYLRQCLESVRATLYPPEKLQILMVIDGNSPDDRYMMDMFQEVFAGEDVGTYVWENNYHQLPPREGEEGGGGSQGAGGEEPGPYTEVEMVDPGQLAVEELIRSRRCVCIMQRWGGKREVMYTAFRALGNSVDYIQVCDSDTKLDPSATVEMVKVLEANKRYGAVGGDVRILNVSDSFISFMSSLRYWMAFNVERACQSYFDCVSCISGPLGLYRNDLLQQFLESWYNQKFLGTHCTFGDDRHLTNRMLSMGYATKYTARSRCYSETPAQFLRWLAQQTRWTKSYFREWLYNALWWHRHHLWMTYEAVVAGVFPFFVTATVLRLFYGGSLWDVLWVLLCVQLVACIKALYACWLRGSPRMLFMSLYALLYMGGLLPAKYFAIVTMNKSSWGTSGRKKMVGNLMPLLPVSIWGFLLLAGLGYTIYQEALAKWTSLVKQAELRYLVIGVGVYLGYWAGMVLLYWVWIRRCCRKRADHYTVQV, from the exons ATGGACCCCAGAAAAGCACCTAAATATCTCATCTCCGCCGGGCGCCGCATCCTCACCATCACCTTTGCCCTGGTCATCTTGGGGGTCCTGACATGGGCTTACGTCGCTGGGATCCAGCTGGTGGCCGACCAGTATCGGATCATGGCCTTCGGCCTCTATGGAGTCTTCCTCGCCGCCCACCTGGTCATCCAGAGCTTCTTCGCCTCTCTGGAGCACCGGCGGATGAGGAGGGAGTCATTGGCCTGTAGCTACACCAAGACGGTGGCGTTGACCATCTCGGCCTACCAAGAAGACCCCTCCTATCTCCGGCAGTGCCTGGAGTCGGTGCGGGCCACCCTGTACCCCCCAGAGAAGCTGCAGATCCTCATGGTGATCGACGGCAACAGCCCCGACGACCGCTACATGATGGACATGTTCCAGGAGGTCTTCGCCGGCGAGGACGTGGGCACCTACGTCTGGGAGAACAACTACCACCAGCTGCCCCCGCGGGAGGGCGAGGAGGGGGGCGGCGGCtcccagggggcaggaggggaggagccTGGGCCCTACACCGAGGTGGAGATGGTGGACCCGGGCCAGCTGGCGGTGGAGGAGTTGATCCGCTCCAGGCGATGCGTCTGCATCATGCAGCGATGGGGCGGGAAGCGGGAGGTGATGTACACGGCCTTCAGGGCGCTGGGCAACTCGGTGGACTATATCCAG GTGTGCGACTCAGACACCAAGCTGGACCCCAGCGCCACGGTGGAGATGGTGAAGGTGTTGGAGGCCAACAAGCGCTACGGAGCCGTGGGGGGCGACGTGCGGATCCTGAACGTCTCCGACTCCTTCATCAGCTTCATGAGCAGCCTGCGCTACTGGATGGCCTTCAACGTGGAGCGCGCCTGCCAGTCCTACTTCGACTGCGTCTCCTGCATCAGCGGGCCCCTGG gcctGTACCGGAACGACCTCCTGCAGCAGTTCCTGGAGTCCTGGTACAACCAGAAATTCCTGGGCACCCACTGCACCTTCGGCGACGACCGGCACCTCACCAACCGCATGCTGAGCATGGGCTACGCCACCAA GTACACGGCCCGCTCCCGCTGCTACTCAGAGACCCCCGCCCAGTTCCTGCGCTGGCTGGCCCAGCAGACCCGCTGGACCAAGTCCTACTTCCGCGAGTGGCTCTACAATGCCCTCTGGTGGCACCGGCATCACCTGTGGATGACCTACGAGGCCGTGGTGGCCGGCGTCTTCCCCTTCTTCGTGACGGCCACCGTCCTGCGCCTCTTCTACGGCGGCAGCCTGTGGGACGTGCTGTGGGTCCTGCTCTGCGTCCAGCTGGTGGCCTGCATCAAGGCGCTCTACGCCTGCTGGCTGCGGGGCAGCCCCCGCATGCTCTTCATGAGCCTCTACGCCCTGCTCTACATGGGCGGCCTCCTGCCGGCCAAGTACTTCGCCATCGTCACCATGAACAAGAGCAGCTGGGGCACCTCCGGGAGGAAGAAGATGGTGGGCAACTTGATGCCCCTGCTGCCCGTCTCCATCTGGGGGttcctgctgctggcggggctggGCTACACCATCTACCAAGAGGCCCTGGCCAAATGGACCAGCCTGGTCAAGCAGGCCGAGCTGAGATACCTGGTCATCGGGGTGGGCGTCTACCTGGGCTACTGGGCCGGCATGGTGCTGCTGTACTGGGTGTGGATCCGGCGGTGCTGCCGGAAGCGGGCCGACCACTACACAGTCCAGGTGTGA